The following coding sequences lie in one Oncorhynchus nerka isolate Pitt River linkage group LG14, Oner_Uvic_2.0, whole genome shotgun sequence genomic window:
- the LOC115141057 gene encoding induced myeloid leukemia cell differentiation protein Mcl-1 homolog, which yields MSLSKSIARATTTMLHFQNGGSSYLADDASPLYYFDGAVGAGASPKSKVDMGNGTGDTPPRPTTLGVNVVKSNVLDNHLSDRSNNDASLPCTPQMASECGPELSNCPSGDEVLEHDTRQLIEIFLGDYTGLSQPRWKQSKPLTTMKRVVEDVIAKHRYAYNGMVVKLDLDDRCDDMSVVNSVAKTMFSDGITNWGRIASLVAFGAVVSQHLKESGRGHCVDLVGQEIATYLLSDQRDWLVKNNAWNGFVEFFHVQDPESSVRNTLLAFAGVAGIGATLAMLIR from the exons ATGAGTCTGTCGAAGTCGATTGCACGAGCCACAACTACGATGTTGCATTTTCAAAATGGAGGATCTTCGTACCTAGCTGATGATGCTAGCCCTTTGTACTATTTCGACGGGGCCGTAGGTGCTGGGGCGTCACCAAAGTCTAAAGTGGACATGGGAAATGGGACCGGCGATACTCCACCACGACCCACGACGTTAGGAGTGAATGTCGTGAAAAGCAACGTCCTCGATAATCATTTGTCAGACCGAAGCAACAATGACGCTTCTTTGCCCTGCACTCCTCAGATGGCGTCAGAATGTGGGCCTGAACTATCGAATTGTCCATCGGGCGATGAAGTATTGGAACATGATACCAGACAACTCATTGAGATTTTTTTGGGGGACTACACAGGACTGTCTCAGCCTCGATGGAAGCAAAGCAAGCCTCTTACGACCATGAAGCGAGTGGTGGAGGACGTAATAGCAAAGCACCGATATGCATACAATG gtATGGTCGTCAAACTTGACTTGGATGATCGATGCGATGACATGAGCGTCGTCAATTCTGTGGCCAAGACCATGTTCAGTGATGGGATCACGAACTGGGGTCGCATCGCCAGCCTGGTGGCATTTGGCGCAGTGGTGAGCCAGCACCTGAAGGAGAGTGGCAGGGGACACTGCGTTGATTTGGTGGGCCAAGAGATTGCCACATACCTCCTCTCTGACCAAAGGGACTGGCTGGTCAAAAACAATGCTTGG AATGGATTTGTAGAGTTCTTTCATGTTCAAGATCCTGAGTCCTCGGTAAGGAACACCCTCCTAGCCTTTGCTGGAGTTGCTGGGATTGGGGCAACACTTGCCATGTTGATCAGGTGA